A window from Vulcanimicrobium alpinum encodes these proteins:
- a CDS encoding S1C family serine protease — MAIETSALGALSNDIAGTIERAAPSVVAVEARARIGASGFFIRPDLILTADHALENDDVEIVRANGVTETASIAGRDPSTDLALLRVQNPGEPLAFSSDALRVGAIVLAVARDDDGDLAATMGVLSAVGEAWRTWQGGQIDRFVRPDLSLYPRFSGSPLLDASGRAIGLNTGGLSRRQSLTVPAATIERVVAALLARGGRMARGYLGVVLQGVDGGAIVLGVEPGSPADTGGLIVGDVITAIGENAVGDADDVHAQLGTDSVGRVVVLDVRRGGVGQRLQVTVGERPERDR, encoded by the coding sequence ATGGCAATCGAAACGAGCGCGCTCGGCGCGCTCTCCAACGACATCGCGGGAACGATCGAGCGCGCCGCGCCGAGCGTCGTCGCGGTCGAAGCGCGCGCGCGGATCGGCGCGAGCGGTTTCTTCATCCGCCCCGATCTGATCCTCACCGCCGATCACGCGCTCGAGAACGACGACGTCGAGATCGTGCGCGCGAACGGCGTCACCGAAACGGCGTCGATCGCCGGGCGCGATCCGTCGACCGATCTCGCGCTGCTGCGCGTGCAGAACCCGGGCGAACCGCTCGCGTTTTCGTCCGACGCGCTGCGCGTCGGCGCGATCGTGCTGGCCGTCGCGCGTGACGACGACGGCGACCTGGCGGCGACGATGGGCGTGCTCAGCGCAGTCGGCGAGGCGTGGCGCACGTGGCAGGGCGGCCAGATCGACCGCTTCGTCCGCCCCGATCTCTCGCTCTATCCGCGCTTCTCCGGGAGCCCGCTGCTCGACGCGTCGGGGCGTGCGATCGGCTTGAACACCGGCGGCTTGTCGCGCCGGCAGAGCCTCACCGTCCCCGCCGCGACGATCGAACGCGTCGTCGCCGCACTGCTCGCGCGCGGCGGCCGAATGGCGCGCGGCTATCTCGGCGTGGTGCTGCAGGGCGTCGACGGCGGCGCGATCGTGCTCGGCGTCGAGCCCGGGAGCCCGGCCGACACGGGCGGGCTGATCGTCGGCGACGTCATCACCGCGATCGGCGAGAACGCGGTCGGCGACGCCGACGACGTGCACGCGCAGCTCGGCACCGACTCCGTCGGGCGTGTCGTCGTCCTCGACGTGCGTCGCGGCGGCGTCGGGCAGCGGCTGCAGGTGACGGTCGGCGAACGGCCGGAGCGCGACCGCTGA
- a CDS encoding S1C family serine protease, translating to MAVHANVAIEQDLEALAGALRASTVAVRLGRGGAGSGVIWSADGAVVTNAHVASRARAEVVLSDGRRFDARLERRDERRDLALLRIDASGLPAATVRDPATLRVGEVLVAVGHPLGIPNAMTMGIAHAAVGEGGRRFVQADLRLAPGNSGGPLADVAGRVVGINSMVVGGGLALAVPADDVQRFAGDGAVPPRLGIGLAPAHLADGRDAFAIVAVEKGSRAERAGLLVGDVRLARDADRLRYASALDVLRGGRAIVVAVPAAPAGDRAA from the coding sequence ATGGCGGTCCATGCGAACGTCGCGATCGAGCAGGATCTTGAGGCGCTGGCCGGCGCGCTGCGCGCGAGCACGGTCGCGGTGCGGCTCGGGCGCGGCGGTGCGGGTTCGGGCGTCATCTGGAGCGCCGACGGTGCGGTGGTCACCAACGCGCACGTCGCGAGCCGCGCGCGCGCCGAGGTCGTCTTGAGCGACGGACGCCGCTTCGACGCGCGGCTCGAACGGCGCGACGAACGGCGCGATCTGGCGCTCCTGCGGATCGACGCATCGGGACTGCCTGCCGCGACGGTGCGCGATCCGGCGACGCTGCGCGTCGGCGAGGTGCTGGTCGCGGTCGGACATCCGCTGGGGATCCCGAACGCGATGACGATGGGGATCGCACACGCCGCCGTCGGTGAGGGCGGACGCCGCTTCGTTCAGGCCGATTTGCGCCTCGCGCCGGGGAACTCGGGCGGCCCGCTCGCCGACGTCGCCGGACGGGTCGTCGGGATCAACAGCATGGTCGTCGGCGGCGGCCTCGCGCTCGCGGTGCCGGCCGACGACGTTCAGCGCTTTGCCGGCGACGGGGCCGTGCCGCCGCGGCTCGGCATCGGCTTGGCGCCGGCGCATCTCGCGGACGGGCGCGATGCGTTCGCGATCGTCGCGGTCGAGAAGGGCAGCCGCGCGGAACGCGCGGGGCTGCTGGTCGGCGACGTCCGGCTCGCGCGCGATGCGGACCGTCTGCGGTACGCAAGCGCGCTCGACGTCCTGCGCGGCGGCCGGGCGATCGTCGTCGCTGTCCCGGCCGCGCCCGCGGGCGACCGCGCTGCCTGA
- a CDS encoding response regulator transcription factor — protein MRTVCGTQARSTSCAAAGRSSSLSRPRPRATALPERARVALDAAAPARERLATLLGDEVELVPAAAADAVVRDTLHARDALAAIAEGFTAPTVLLVDDPHADVVLAALRAGASAVLARQSDAHELLAAIAAVRAGLVVVDAGMRDALAPVAASHPAAVAEPPTERERQVLAMLASGLSNRRIAERLAISENTVKAHVAAILAKLGATTRAEAVAIGIRLGLVTL, from the coding sequence ATGCGGACCGTCTGCGGTACGCAAGCGCGCTCGACGTCCTGCGCGGCGGCCGGGCGATCGTCGTCGCTGTCCCGGCCGCGCCCGCGGGCGACCGCGCTGCCTGAGCGCGCGCGGGTCGCGCTCGACGCCGCCGCGCCCGCGCGCGAGCGGCTCGCGACGCTGCTCGGCGACGAGGTCGAACTCGTCCCTGCGGCGGCGGCCGATGCGGTCGTGCGGGATACGCTGCATGCGCGCGACGCGTTGGCGGCGATCGCCGAAGGGTTCACGGCGCCGACCGTCCTGCTCGTCGACGACCCGCATGCCGACGTCGTGCTGGCTGCGCTGCGCGCCGGCGCGTCCGCGGTGCTCGCCCGGCAGAGCGATGCGCACGAACTGCTCGCGGCGATCGCCGCGGTGCGCGCCGGACTCGTCGTCGTCGACGCCGGGATGCGTGACGCGCTCGCACCGGTCGCGGCATCACATCCCGCTGCGGTCGCCGAACCGCCGACCGAACGCGAGCGTCAGGTGCTGGCGATGCTCGCGAGCGGACTCTCAAATCGCCGCATCGCCGAACGTCTCGCGATCTCCGAGAACACCGTCAAAGCGCACGTCGCCGCGATCCTCGCGAAACTCGGCGCGACCACCCGCGCCGAAGCCGTCGCCATCGGCATACGTCTTGGTTTGGTGACGTTATAG
- a CDS encoding IS5 family transposase, with translation MRTHDEQRASVWTTLQPEDTVPGDHPLRPMRVMVNEILRELSPEFSKLYSRRGRPSIAPEKLLRALLLQMFYSIRSEPMLLEQLRYNLLFRWFVGLSMDDKIWDPSTFSKNRDRFLNGEISERFFAAVVERARADELLSNEHFTVDGTLIEAWASHKSFRPKSDDEPPTSSGGRNEGVNFRGRPRSNETHVSSTDPDARLYRKSSGAPAILGYLGHALMENRNGLIVGVKTTRATGIAEREAALELIRGVSGSNRITLGADKAYDTKDFVEALRALNVTPHVAQNTTRRRSAIDRRTVRHPGYTVSQRRRKLIEESFGWGKTIGRLRKVHFRGLDLVGDIVRWTAAAYNLIRIRNLRAAT, from the coding sequence ATGCGGACTCATGATGAGCAGCGTGCATCCGTTTGGACGACGTTGCAGCCGGAAGACACCGTGCCCGGCGATCATCCGTTGCGCCCGATGCGCGTGATGGTCAACGAAATTCTGCGCGAACTCTCGCCGGAGTTTTCCAAGCTCTACTCCCGACGGGGCCGGCCATCGATCGCGCCGGAGAAGCTGCTGCGAGCCTTGCTGTTGCAAATGTTCTACTCGATCCGCAGCGAGCCGATGCTGCTGGAGCAGTTGCGTTACAATTTGCTCTTTCGTTGGTTCGTGGGCTTGAGCATGGACGACAAGATCTGGGACCCCTCGACGTTCAGCAAGAACCGCGATCGGTTCTTGAATGGCGAAATCTCCGAGCGGTTCTTCGCCGCTGTGGTCGAGCGGGCGCGTGCCGACGAACTGCTCTCGAACGAGCATTTCACCGTCGATGGGACGCTAATCGAGGCGTGGGCCAGCCACAAGAGCTTTCGGCCCAAGTCGGACGACGAACCGCCGACCTCGAGCGGCGGTCGCAACGAGGGCGTGAACTTTCGTGGCCGGCCGCGCAGCAACGAGACGCACGTCTCGAGTACCGATCCGGACGCGCGGTTGTACCGCAAGAGCAGCGGCGCGCCGGCGATTCTCGGCTATCTCGGACATGCTCTGATGGAGAATCGCAACGGCTTGATCGTCGGCGTGAAGACCACTCGCGCGACCGGGATCGCCGAACGCGAAGCAGCGCTGGAATTGATTCGCGGGGTCAGCGGAAGCAACCGAATCACGCTCGGCGCCGACAAGGCGTACGATACCAAAGACTTTGTCGAGGCGTTGCGAGCGCTCAACGTGACGCCGCACGTTGCTCAAAATACGACCCGTCGCCGCAGCGCGATCGACCGCCGAACCGTCCGCCATCCGGGCTACACGGTGAGTCAACGCAGGCGCAAGTTGATCGAGGAGAGCTTCGGGTGGGGCAAGACGATCGGCCGATTGCGCAAGGTGCATTTCCGCGGGCTTGATCTGGTCGGCGACATTGTGCGCTGGACGGCCGCGGCGTACAACTTGATCAGGATACGCAATCTGAGGGCCGCGACATGA
- a CDS encoding IS110 family transposase translates to MSMLGVDISKDTFHCCLQRGEKRSEASFENTRTGFRKLRSWLRTHRAHEVHVCMESTGPYWRNLAANLHKAKIRVSVVNPTRTAYFAKSRLLRTKTDAVDARMLAQFCASERPALWEPDSDEILSLRGLLAYRDQLIAQRIALTQIVQSVAVGATLLKMNETHLVGIAEMVKQIESQIQGVLCSDVTLSRNAQLLQTIPGVASLTAANVLAELPVHRLHSAKAAAAYAGLTPAERQSGTSVKGKPRICKTGNAKLRRALYIAALTAKRKVPAFKELADRLEARGKSGKQIIVAVMHKLVRLAYSLLKNQRPYQPVSA, encoded by the coding sequence ATGAGCATGTTGGGCGTCGATATCTCTAAGGACACGTTCCACTGCTGCTTGCAACGCGGCGAGAAGCGCAGTGAGGCGAGTTTTGAGAACACGCGAACCGGCTTCAGAAAGCTTCGCAGTTGGTTGCGCACGCATCGCGCCCACGAGGTTCATGTGTGCATGGAGTCAACCGGGCCGTATTGGCGCAACTTAGCGGCGAACTTGCACAAAGCGAAAATCCGGGTGAGCGTGGTGAACCCGACGCGTACGGCATATTTTGCGAAGAGCCGTTTGCTGCGGACCAAGACCGATGCGGTCGACGCTCGAATGCTGGCCCAATTCTGCGCCTCCGAGCGCCCCGCGCTCTGGGAGCCTGATAGCGACGAAATCCTGTCCCTGCGCGGTTTGCTGGCGTATCGCGACCAGCTCATCGCGCAGCGTATTGCCCTTACGCAGATCGTGCAATCCGTCGCCGTCGGAGCAACGCTGCTCAAAATGAACGAAACGCATCTGGTCGGTATCGCGGAGATGGTCAAGCAGATCGAGTCGCAGATCCAAGGTGTTCTTTGCTCGGATGTCACGCTAAGCCGGAACGCGCAGCTTCTTCAGACCATACCAGGCGTCGCGTCCTTGACAGCGGCAAACGTGCTTGCGGAGTTGCCGGTGCATCGGCTCCATAGTGCCAAAGCCGCAGCGGCGTATGCCGGCCTTACGCCGGCAGAGCGGCAGTCCGGGACCTCGGTGAAGGGCAAGCCGCGCATTTGCAAGACAGGCAACGCGAAGCTCCGGCGGGCACTCTACATAGCTGCCCTGACGGCAAAGCGCAAAGTCCCGGCCTTCAAGGAGCTCGCCGATCGCCTCGAAGCGCGCGGTAAGAGCGGCAAGCAAATCATCGTGGCGGTGATGCACAAGCTCGTGCGCCTGGCTTACTCGCTACTCAAGAATCAGCGGCCCTATCAACCCGTATCGGCTTGA
- a CDS encoding MaoC family dehydratase: MVRRYLEDYAPGDVAEVGTVQVSAEEIVAFAKRYDPQPFHVDPEIAKTWPYGGLIASGWHTAAMAMRVLVDRFIDGETSLGSPGLGPIRWKLPVRPDETLRVRARVTNVERSQTKPDRGTLTFELEVRNQRDETVMIIENWIAIVRTRPQTEAAG, translated from the coding sequence ATGGTGCGCAGGTATCTCGAGGATTACGCGCCCGGCGACGTCGCCGAGGTGGGTACGGTGCAGGTGAGCGCCGAGGAGATCGTCGCCTTCGCGAAACGTTACGATCCGCAGCCGTTTCACGTCGATCCGGAGATCGCGAAAACGTGGCCGTACGGCGGTTTGATCGCGAGCGGCTGGCACACCGCGGCGATGGCGATGCGCGTGCTGGTCGATCGCTTCATCGACGGAGAAACCAGCCTCGGTTCGCCGGGTCTGGGGCCGATCCGCTGGAAACTCCCGGTGCGTCCGGACGAAACGCTGCGCGTCCGCGCGCGCGTCACCAACGTCGAGCGATCGCAGACGAAGCCCGACCGCGGGACGCTCACGTTCGAACTTGAGGTGCGCAATCAACGCGACGAAACGGTGATGATCATCGAGAACTGGATCGCGATCGTGCGCACGCGCCCGCAAACCGAAGCGGCTGGCTGA
- a CDS encoding R3H domain-containing nucleic acid-binding protein, whose product MGIWSDRCSRYQNARGGRCFSVAPPRRRGPRRTIDIDRRRRGDTLAVNAESFVPNWELTQLLDIFPLPLRQALVRLPNLERVIEVVLDLGRPPEARFEDDFVFLGDTAVTAEDIAHVTARLSPFGGDNRAGIEQTLHRISAIRNRTGRIVGLTCRVGRAVYGTIDIVLDVIRSGKSICLLGRPGVGKTTMLRECARVLAEDRKRVVIVDTSNEIAGDGDVPHPGIGHSRRMPVPDPHLQHNVMIEAVENHMPQVIVIDEIGTEAEAFAARTIAERGVQLIGTAHGQTLENLLMNPTLSDLLGGISAVTLSDEEARRRGTRKTVLERKQPPTFDVVVEIQDRDRLAIHLNVGDVVDALLRGYSPQPEVRQRTQGGAIDIIQQANPEAVPSEKVRPLTQQPRDDDMALFGAAGESVPDDAKPLMIFPYGVSRNKIERAVHNLRVHASIARKWDDADVVLTLKTLERKESDRLKQIATENVPIYSIKTNTTTQIQSALKDVFNLPSLDVEEIAMREAEEAVYQVLLDSRAIELTPQTSYIRRMQHQLAERYRLQSRSTGLEPNRRVRIFKGPDL is encoded by the coding sequence TTGGGTATCTGGAGCGACAGATGCTCCAGGTATCAAAACGCGCGGGGCGGAAGATGCTTTTCCGTCGCGCCTCCTCGGCGACGGGGACCGCGACGGACAATCGATATCGACAGACGTCGACGAGGAGACACGTTGGCCGTTAACGCCGAGTCCTTCGTGCCGAACTGGGAGCTGACGCAGCTCCTGGACATCTTCCCCCTCCCGCTTCGCCAAGCGCTCGTCCGTCTTCCGAATCTCGAACGCGTCATCGAAGTCGTGCTCGATCTGGGCCGCCCGCCCGAGGCACGTTTCGAGGACGACTTCGTGTTTCTCGGGGACACCGCGGTCACCGCGGAAGACATCGCGCACGTCACCGCACGCTTGTCGCCTTTCGGCGGCGACAACCGTGCCGGGATCGAACAAACGCTGCATCGCATCAGCGCGATCCGCAACCGCACCGGCCGCATCGTCGGCCTCACGTGCCGCGTCGGGCGCGCCGTCTACGGGACGATCGACATCGTCCTCGACGTGATCCGCAGCGGGAAATCGATCTGCCTCTTGGGCCGGCCCGGTGTCGGCAAAACGACGATGCTGCGCGAATGTGCGCGCGTGCTCGCGGAAGACCGCAAGCGCGTCGTCATCGTCGATACGTCGAACGAGATTGCCGGCGACGGCGACGTGCCGCATCCGGGCATCGGCCACTCGCGGCGGATGCCCGTCCCCGATCCGCACCTTCAGCACAACGTGATGATCGAGGCGGTCGAGAATCACATGCCGCAGGTGATCGTGATCGACGAGATCGGGACCGAAGCGGAGGCGTTCGCGGCGCGCACGATCGCGGAGCGCGGCGTGCAATTGATCGGCACGGCGCACGGGCAGACGCTCGAGAACCTGCTGATGAATCCGACGCTCTCGGATCTGCTCGGCGGGATCAGCGCCGTCACGCTCTCCGACGAAGAAGCGCGCCGCCGCGGCACGCGCAAGACGGTGCTCGAACGCAAACAGCCGCCGACGTTCGACGTCGTCGTCGAGATACAGGACCGCGACCGGCTCGCGATCCATCTCAACGTCGGCGACGTGGTCGACGCGCTCCTGCGCGGCTACTCTCCGCAGCCGGAGGTGCGCCAGCGCACGCAGGGCGGAGCGATCGACATCATCCAGCAGGCGAATCCCGAAGCAGTCCCCTCGGAGAAAGTCCGGCCGCTCACGCAGCAGCCGCGCGACGACGACATGGCGCTCTTCGGCGCGGCCGGCGAATCGGTGCCAGACGACGCCAAGCCGCTGATGATCTTCCCGTACGGCGTGTCGCGCAACAAGATCGAACGGGCCGTGCACAACCTGCGCGTGCACGCGTCGATCGCGCGGAAGTGGGACGATGCCGACGTCGTGCTCACGCTCAAGACGCTGGAACGCAAGGAGTCCGACCGGCTCAAGCAGATCGCCACCGAGAACGTCCCGATCTACTCAATCAAGACCAACACGACGACGCAGATCCAGAGCGCGCTCAAGGACGTGTTCAACCTTCCGTCGCTCGACGTCGAGGAGATCGCGATGCGCGAAGCCGAGGAGGCCGTGTATCAAGTACTCCTCGACAGCCGGGCGATCGAGTTGACGCCGCAGACGTCGTACATCCGGCGCATGCAGCACCAGCTCGCGGAGCGCTATCGCCTGCAGTCCCGCTCCACCGGCCTCGAGCCGAACCGGCGCGTACGGATCTTCAAGGGGCCCGACCTCTAA
- the tmk gene encoding dTMP kinase, with product MLVTFEGIEAAGKSTLIAALVGVLNGRGESVLVTKEPGGTPLGEALRGVFLDPSLRIDPVAEAMLLNASRAQLVADVIVPALRRGEAVLCDRFFDSTIAYQGYGRELDVEQLLELCLAATQRIAPDLTFLVDIPVEVSAERVRARGGADRLEREDALFHARVHAGYHQLARRFPQRYVVLDGTLAPQTLAAEALAVLDRRRVVS from the coding sequence GTGCTCGTCACCTTCGAAGGGATCGAAGCCGCGGGGAAGTCGACCCTGATCGCGGCGCTCGTCGGCGTTTTGAACGGCCGCGGCGAGAGCGTGCTCGTCACCAAGGAGCCCGGCGGGACGCCGCTGGGCGAGGCGCTGCGCGGGGTGTTCCTCGATCCGTCGCTGCGGATCGATCCCGTCGCCGAGGCGATGCTGCTCAACGCGTCGCGCGCCCAGCTCGTCGCCGACGTGATCGTCCCCGCGCTGCGACGCGGCGAAGCGGTGCTGTGCGACCGCTTCTTCGATTCCACCATCGCATACCAAGGCTACGGGCGCGAGCTCGACGTCGAGCAGCTGCTGGAATTGTGCCTGGCGGCGACGCAGCGCATCGCACCCGACCTCACGTTTCTGGTCGACATCCCGGTGGAGGTCTCGGCCGAGCGCGTCCGCGCGCGCGGCGGCGCCGACCGGCTCGAACGCGAGGACGCGCTCTTTCACGCCCGCGTTCACGCCGGCTACCATCAACTCGCGCGCCGGTTTCCGCAGCGTTACGTCGTGCTCGACGGGACGCTTGCGCCGCAGACGCTCGCGGCGGAAGCGCTCGCGGTGCTCGACCGGCGGCGGGTCGTGTCGTGA
- a CDS encoding ATP-binding protein, giving the protein MIDGRFEVVGAAAPRAFFEHLTAATLSHGYLFTGPHGVGKKTFAREVGRSLLCVTPKKTLLGWCGHCSGCTHVAAGTHPDFYYAEGQVKIGDRDGSGFHETEEATARDLVRQLSMHSYAGGRRVFIIGDADFTREAANALLKFFEEPPADVLLIVTTAATGRILPTIRSRLVEVTFPLLAEGEVRAVLLARGTDPDEAARTAAIAQGRATRAIGLLEDGEGVARDAVVEWFFAAVDGREADASGWATRPTLEEGLETVKTLTRDWIALGVGEGAPLLAADQRARLAALPGREPAAFARMLASLGDAERIARTNVTPALVADLVRMALAPAPPRTTNGA; this is encoded by the coding sequence GTGATCGACGGTCGATTCGAAGTTGTCGGTGCCGCCGCGCCGCGTGCGTTCTTCGAGCACCTCACCGCGGCGACGCTCTCGCACGGCTATCTGTTCACCGGACCGCACGGCGTCGGCAAGAAGACGTTTGCGCGCGAGGTCGGACGTTCGCTGCTGTGCGTGACGCCGAAGAAGACGCTGCTCGGCTGGTGCGGACACTGCAGCGGGTGCACGCACGTCGCGGCCGGGACGCACCCCGATTTCTACTATGCGGAAGGTCAGGTGAAGATCGGCGATCGCGACGGCAGCGGCTTTCACGAGACGGAAGAAGCGACGGCGCGCGATCTGGTCCGTCAGCTCTCGATGCATTCGTACGCCGGCGGCCGGCGCGTGTTCATCATCGGCGACGCTGACTTCACGCGCGAGGCCGCGAACGCGCTGCTGAAGTTCTTCGAGGAGCCGCCGGCCGACGTACTGCTGATCGTCACGACCGCGGCGACCGGACGGATTCTGCCGACGATCCGCTCGCGGCTGGTCGAGGTCACCTTCCCGCTGCTCGCGGAGGGCGAGGTCCGCGCGGTGCTCCTCGCGCGCGGGACCGATCCCGACGAGGCGGCGCGCACCGCGGCGATCGCGCAGGGACGCGCGACCCGCGCCATAGGGCTCCTCGAGGACGGCGAAGGCGTCGCGCGCGACGCCGTGGTGGAGTGGTTCTTCGCGGCGGTCGATGGACGCGAAGCCGATGCGAGCGGCTGGGCGACGCGTCCGACGCTCGAGGAGGGGCTCGAAACGGTGAAGACGCTGACCCGCGATTGGATCGCGCTCGGCGTCGGCGAAGGAGCGCCGCTCTTAGCGGCGGATCAGCGCGCGCGGCTGGCGGCGCTGCCGGGGCGCGAACCGGCGGCGTTCGCGCGGATGCTGGCGTCGCTGGGCGATGCCGAGCGGATCGCGCGCACGAACGTCACCCCCGCGCTCGTCGCCGACCTGGTGCGGATGGCGCTCGCACCGGCGCCGCCGCGCACTACCAACGGCGCGTGA
- a CDS encoding S-methyl-5'-thioadenosine phosphorylase encodes METTKERAEIGVYGGSGFYSLIENPREVWIETPYGMPSDKIALGEIAGKKVAFLPRHGKDHRYPPQSINYRANAWAMKALGVTRIIGPTACGSLQPEVKPGSMVVADQIVDRTSGRKDTFYDGPVTTHVSFADPYCAQLRPIAVDALRSLDIDTHDHGTIVVIQGPRFSTRAESKWFASHGWEVINMTNYPESYLARELEMCYVNISLITDYDVGLEGIEPVSHAEVMKVFASNNERVKNGIFKIIAAIPAERTCTCGSALAGARG; translated from the coding sequence ATGGAAACGACGAAAGAGCGCGCCGAGATCGGCGTCTACGGCGGCTCGGGTTTTTATTCGCTCATCGAGAACCCGCGCGAGGTCTGGATCGAAACCCCCTACGGCATGCCGAGCGACAAGATCGCGCTCGGCGAGATCGCCGGCAAGAAGGTCGCGTTCTTACCGCGGCACGGCAAGGACCACCGCTATCCTCCGCAGTCGATCAATTATCGCGCCAACGCGTGGGCGATGAAGGCGCTGGGGGTCACGCGCATCATCGGCCCCACCGCGTGCGGCTCGCTGCAGCCCGAGGTCAAGCCGGGTTCGATGGTCGTCGCCGATCAGATCGTCGACCGCACCAGCGGCCGCAAGGATACGTTCTACGACGGCCCGGTGACTACGCACGTTTCGTTCGCCGATCCCTACTGCGCGCAGCTGCGCCCGATCGCGGTCGACGCGCTGCGCTCGCTCGACATCGACACGCACGACCACGGCACGATCGTCGTCATTCAAGGGCCGCGCTTCTCGACGCGCGCCGAGTCGAAGTGGTTCGCCTCGCACGGCTGGGAAGTCATCAACATGACCAACTATCCCGAGTCGTATCTCGCGCGCGAACTCGAGATGTGCTACGTGAACATCTCGCTGATCACCGACTACGACGTCGGTCTCGAAGGGATCGAACCGGTCTCGCACGCTGAAGTGATGAAGGTCTTCGCGAGCAACAACGAGCGCGTGAAGAACGGCATCTTCAAGATCATCGCGGCGATCCCGGCGGAGCGCACCTGCACCTGCGGCAGCGCGCTCGCCGGTGCGCGCGGGTAG
- a CDS encoding TetR/AcrR family transcriptional regulator — protein sequence MKKALEKPPRANAKTKLLDAALTVIRAKGYGAATVDEICRLAGVSKGSFFHHFADKEALAIAAAEHFSDRADALFGAAPYQDDADPRRRVLAYVDLRAALLRGDFADFTCLLGTMVQETYATHPAIREACDVHIRRHAGDVAEDLAAARDAYAPDATWDAQSMALFTQAVIQGAYVLAKAHADPDVAADCIAHLRRYLETQLGDERPT from the coding sequence ATGAAAAAAGCACTCGAGAAGCCGCCGCGCGCGAACGCCAAGACAAAACTCCTCGATGCCGCCCTCACGGTGATCCGCGCAAAGGGGTACGGCGCCGCGACGGTCGACGAGATCTGCCGACTGGCGGGCGTCAGCAAGGGCAGCTTCTTCCATCACTTCGCCGACAAAGAAGCGCTTGCGATCGCCGCCGCCGAGCATTTCTCCGATCGCGCCGACGCGCTGTTCGGCGCCGCGCCGTATCAGGACGACGCCGATCCGCGCCGGCGCGTCCTCGCCTACGTCGATTTGCGCGCCGCGCTGCTGCGCGGAGATTTCGCCGACTTCACCTGTCTGCTCGGCACGATGGTGCAGGAGACGTACGCGACGCACCCGGCGATCCGCGAGGCCTGCGACGTGCACATCCGCCGCCATGCCGGCGACGTCGCGGAGGACCTCGCCGCCGCGCGCGATGCCTACGCGCCCGATGCGACGTGGGATGCGCAGAGCATGGCGCTGTTCACGCAGGCGGTGATTCAAGGCGCGTACGTGCTGGCGAAGGCACACGCCGATCCGGACGTCGCGGCCGACTGCATCGCGCACTTGCGCCGCTATCTCGAGACCCAACTGGGCGACGAACGCCCCACCTGA